A single Henriciella sp. AS95 DNA region contains:
- the rplX gene encoding 50S ribosomal protein L24, translating to MAAKVKKGDRVIVTAGRNKGAQGEVTKVLPAESRVVVQGVNVVKRHQKPGQMDPGGIKTFEAPIHVSNVALMDPRDGKPTRVGFKVDEHGRKTRYAKRSGESI from the coding sequence ATGGCTGCCAAAGTGAAAAAAGGTGACCGCGTGATCGTCACGGCGGGCCGCAACAAGGGCGCTCAGGGCGAAGTGACGAAAGTCCTTCCTGCCGAGAGCCGCGTTGTTGTTCAAGGTGTGAACGTTGTGAAGCGCCACCAGAAACCAGGTCAAATGGACCCGGGTGGCATCAAGACGTTCGAAGCGCCGATCCATGTGTCCAACGTGGCACTCATGGACCCGCGTGATGGCAAGCCGACCCGCGTCGGTTTCAAGGTAGACGAGCATGGCCGCAAGACGCGCTATGCCAAACGTTCTGGCGAGTCGATCTGA
- the rplE gene encoding 50S ribosomal protein L5 gives MMSKNYEPRLKTKYAKEIRTKLQEQFNYSNEMQVPKLDKVVINMGVGEAVADSKKIKTALAELEKISGQKPVPTKARKSIAGFKLRDGMVIGAKVTLRRDRMFEFLDRLTNMALPRVKDFRGLNGKSFDGRGNFAMGLKEQIVFPEINYDDVEDIRGMDIIVCTTAKTNEEAKALLAHCGFPFRN, from the coding sequence CTGATGTCCAAGAATTACGAACCCCGTCTTAAGACGAAGTACGCTAAAGAGATCCGGACCAAGCTTCAGGAGCAGTTCAACTACTCCAACGAGATGCAGGTCCCGAAACTCGACAAGGTTGTGATCAACATGGGTGTTGGCGAAGCTGTCGCTGACTCCAAGAAGATCAAGACGGCGCTTGCCGAGCTCGAAAAGATCTCCGGTCAAAAGCCGGTGCCGACCAAGGCTCGCAAGTCGATCGCCGGCTTCAAGCTGCGCGACGGCATGGTCATTGGCGCAAAAGTCACGCTCCGCCGTGACCGGATGTTCGAGTTTCTCGACCGTCTGACCAATATGGCCCTGCCACGTGTGAAAGACTTTCGTGGTCTGAACGGCAAGAGCTTTGACGGCCGTGGCAACTTTGCCATGGGCCTGAAAGAGCAAATCGTTTTCCCGGAAATCAATTATGATGACGTGGAAGACATTCGCGGTATGGACATCATTGTCTGCACCACCGCTAAAACGAACGAAGAAGCCAAGGCGCTGCTAGCGCAT